Proteins from a single region of Amblyomma americanum isolate KBUSLIRL-KWMA chromosome 10, ASM5285725v1, whole genome shotgun sequence:
- the LOC144107516 gene encoding uncharacterized protein LOC144107516 isoform X4, translating to MVLQTSRQAMVNGTSKSRETLKEFLRKRVESHPGISIQKLTGHLSQLPAEIRLKYGGNVDSIRRVLEQFPEIFIIRNHDQVHVANSKTANKQAGASSGANSDDETTTTLTGAKGKVYRMFKTYGFISVQHPISTSVYFSLRSFENGQHSSLLSSGLQLGDGVVLDAEVGPNDCEAKFRASRVTRIKGAGASASPSDSSSPAPQSTVLLPLVNRIGAIETLKDEFGFIKLEKEQECAFFHAAEIERYLGTAVPALPEVLAVGDKIRFDADLNKNTTARAKWVVTTIHNIQNVPPCHSGSETEGSEIAPGTIIKEKGLIQMVKPEFGFIKFGTNYRDRAFFHLNNVALPPRDTIKSLPDVFTINDPVRFEAKPSQKPSEKVKWQATTVWLGDLGTKDVLDSADESGNEVFLSDDESDIMDLIQDGLAAGNASDLEDDGLGAGSGLPLASSQTLVDGLRQHLRVETHDLLSSPKDFNHHFRDLHKDEAFGHMPQSVEPSIVIYRGATGIVTNVTDYGGTIEVQDQASPGSSGSRQVEFSNAVFYRDGSLCVKELCQVLGRGDAVALDYMVGSNGSREEVRCDLVWQGMRPHDVPQMSPEEFGQHLQIKAPVHHGGPTYDDFQREIQEAGLCLSDDVNPRRRRNNHSPLSIPPTSSETSPTSPSGSIHGDHGMPNGVCGNPLGSNGIFSNDDGVLRRLAKIMAQELHALQQNERVAKGSVRDASTQTAERLVRPVL from the exons ATGGTGCTACAAACCTCTCGCCAAGCCATGGTGAACGGGACAAGCAAATCCCGTGAGACGCTGAAGGAGTTTCTTCGTAAACGGGTTGAGTCTCATCCGGGTATCTCCATTCAGAAGCTGACTGGCCATCTTTCTCAACTCCCGGCTGAGATCCGCTTGAAGTATGGCGGCAATGTTGATTCCATCCGCAGAGTGCTTGAGCAGTTTCCTGAGATTTTCATCATCCGTAACCACGATCAAGTACATGTTGCAAATTCGAAGACTGCCAACAAACAGGCGGGGGCATCGTCGGGGGCGAACAGCGATGATGAAACCACCACTACGCTAACTGGGGCAAAAGGAAAAGTGTACCGAATGTTCAAGACGTACGGATTCATTTCTGTGCAGCATCCAATCAGCACGAGCGTCTACTTTAGTCTGCGCTCGTTCGAGAACGGACAGCATTCTAGCCTGCTTTCGTCTGGTCTGCAACTAGGTGATGGCGTTGTTCTTGACGCTGAGGTGGGCCCAAATGACTGTGAGGCTAAGTTTCGGGCTAGCCGAGTGACGCGCATCAAAGGTGCAGGTGCGTCGGCTTCACCGTCTGATTCGTCATCGCCGGCACCCCAAAGTACTGTGCTTCTGCCTCTTGTGAACAGAATTGGTGCGATAGAGACCCTGAAAGATGAGTTTGGCTTTATTAAGTTGGAGAAAGAACAGGAGTGCGCATTTTTTCACGCTGCCGAGATAGAGAGGTATCTTGGGACTGCTGTGCCCGCACTGCCAGAGGTTCTGGCCGTTGGAGACAAGATTCGGTTCGATGCTGACCTTAACAAGAACACGACTGCTAGGGCGAAGTGGGTGGTGACCACCATACATAACATACAAAATGTGCCTCCGTGCCATTCAGGAAGCGAGACGGAGGGAAGTGAAATAGCTCCGGGCACAATAATCAAGGAGAAGGGGCTCATACAGATGGTCAAACCAGAGTTTGGTTTCATCAAATTTGGCACCAACTACCGTGACCGTGCCTTCTTTCACCTCAACAACGTGGCGCTGCCTCCTCGTGACACTATCAAGAGTCTGCCTGACGTGTTCACTATCAATGACCCAGTGCGCTTTGAAGCCAAGCCGAGCCAAAAGCCATCCGAGAAGGTCAAATGGCAGGCGACTACAGTGTGGCTTGGGGATTTGGGGACCAAGGATGTCCTGGACTCTGCTGATGAGAGCGGCAACGAGGTTTTCCTCTCTGACGACGAATCGGACATCATGGACTTGATCCAAGATGGACTTGCGGCTGGCAATGCCAGTGACCTGGAGGACGATGGCCTGGGAGCAGGCTCAGGGCTGCCCCTCGCCTCTTCGCAAACATTAGTTGATGGACTGCGGCAACACCTCCGTGTAGAGACCCACGACCTGTTGTCATCTCCAAAGGACTTCAACCATCATTTTAGAGACCTCCACAAGGACGAAGCCTTTGGCCACATGCCCCAATCTGTCGAGCCATCCATTGTGATTTACCGGGGAGCAACTGGAATTGTCACGAATGTCACAGACTATGGTGGTACAATTGAGGTTCAGGATCAAGCAAGTCCTGGCTCATCCGGATCGAGGCAGGTAGAGTTTTCGAATGCAGTTTTCTACCGGGATGGTTCGTTATGTGTGAAGGAGCTATGCCAGGTGCTTGGTCGAGGCGATGCAGTAGCCCTGGATTACATGGTGGGCAGCAACGGATCGCGCGAGGAAGTGCGTTGCGATCTTGTTTGGCAGGGGATGCGGCCCCATGATGTTCCCCAGATGAGCCCCGAAGAGTTTGGCCAGCATCTGCAGATTAAAGCGCCCGTGCATCATGGAGGGCCGACGTATGACGActtccagcgagaaat ACAAGAGGCAGGCCTTTGCTTATCGGATGATGTGAACCCTCGGAGACGAAGAAACAACCACAGTCCATTGTCCATTCCACCGACATCGAGTGAAACATCGCCCACATCGCCTTCGGGAAGCATTCACGGTGACCACGGCATGCCTAATGGTGTCTGTG GAAATCCTCTGGGATCCAACGGCATATTTTCCAACGAC GATGGTGTCCTTCGTCGCCTGGCAAAGATAATGGCACAAGAACTTCATGCCCTGCAGCAAAATGAACGAGTGGCAAAGGGTTCAGTTCGGGACGCAAGCACACAGACAGCAGAGCGCCTTGTTCGTCCAGTCCTGTAG